Proteins encoded in a region of the Triplophysa rosa linkage group LG6, Trosa_1v2, whole genome shotgun sequence genome:
- the slc35a5 gene encoding probable UDP-sugar transporter protein SLC35A5 isoform X2 gives MAPSSSSSCYGCPSSRLCSRSSVYTLALGLGFITLGTSRILLLKFSANEENKYDFLPASVNLMAEAIKLVLCLVMSARVVIREGRSWTGFGSFLSYLKWFVPAFLYFLDNLIIFYVMTYLQPAMAVLFSNIVIFTTAILFRVVLKRHLSWVQWASLIILFLSIVSLTTGNSEQHTNAIHAIHPAHISSPSNSCLKYSHPKHHNSSDWMGGLPQELWDSQLIQKLNSFGLGYILLLLQCFISALANIYNEKILKEGEQLAESIFIQNSKLYLFGLIFNSLMLLLHSDYRDLTLHCGLLYGHNVFSIALAFVTAALGLSVAFILKFRDNMFHVLTGQITTVIVTALSLFLFDFQPSMDFFLQAPVVLLAIFIYHSSRLKDPEYVLQQERLRVFNGEVFERSRGDGEELERLTKDNTESESEDNSF, from the exons ATGGCCCCCTCCTCTTCATCTTCCTGTTATGGCTGTCCTAGCTCCCGGCTGTGCTCCAGGTCTTCGGTCTACACTTTGGCTCTGGGTCTGGGTTTCATCACCTTGGGAACTAGTCGCATCCTATTACTAAAATTTTCAGCTAATGAGG AAAacaaatatgactttcttcctgcATCTGTGAATTTAATGGCAGAGGCCATTAAATTAGTACTTTGTTTAGTGATGTCAGCACGGGTGGTCATTCGAG AGGGCCGCTCGTGGACTGGCTTTGGATCTTTTCTTAGTTACCTGAAATGGTTTGTTCCTGCATTCCTCTACTTCCTTGACAACCTTATAATCTTCTATGTGATGACCTACTTGCAACCT GCCATGGCAGTATTATTTTCCAATATTGTAATTTTTACAACAGCCATTCTTTTCCGGGTTGTTTTAAA GAGGCACCTGTCCTGGGTGCAGTGGGCGTCTTTGATCATCCTGTTCCTGTCTATTGTCTCCTTAACTACTGGAAACAGTGAGCAACACACCAATGCCATACACGCTATCCACCCGGCCCACATTTCCAGTCCCTCAAACAGCTGTCTGAAATACAGCCACCCTAAACATCACAATTCATCAGACTGGATGGGAGGCTTGCCACAGGAGCTGTGGGACAGCCAGCTCATCCAGAAGCTGAACAGCTTTGGCCTGGGTTACATCCTACTACTGCTTCAGTGCTTCATCTCTGCGCTGGCCAACATCTACAATGAGAAGATCCTCAAGGAGGGGGAACAGCTGGCAGAAAGCATCTTCATCCAGAACAGCAAGCTATACCTCTTCGGTCTGATCTTCAATAGCCTCATGCTGCTCCTTCACTCTGATTACCGGGACCTGACGCTGCACTGCGGCCTCCTCTATGGCCACAATGTCTTCTCCATTGCGTTGGCGTTCGTCACCGCCGCCTTGGGTCTGTCGGTGGCTTTCATCCTGAAGTTTCGGGATAACATGTTTCACGTGCTGACGGGCCAGATCACCACAGTAATCGTCACAGCGCTGTCTCTCTTCCTCTTTGACTTTCAACCATCGATGGATTTCTTCCTGCAGGCGCCTGTAGTACTGCTAGCAATCTTTATCTACCACAGCAGCAGATTGAAGGATCCAGAGTACGTTTTGCAACAGGAGAGGCTCAGGGTCTTCAATGGCGAAGTCTTTGAGAGGTCAAGAGGG gaTGGAGAAGAGCTGGAGAGACTAACCAAGGACAATACAGAGAGCGAATCGGAGGATAACTCTTTCTAA
- the ccdc80 gene encoding coiled-coil domain-containing protein 80, whose amino-acid sequence MRGRYTLGFAVLCLLTLAVYVSESSPNDKQAKLRLISVRRARLNKSRQSQILKTRPGSYSVLNDRRQQMQADEGINPRKALAQRRPQGGTRNPVQQDDGTPASRVSRMPSSAGSQNLLASFAGKNRLLVISAPHESDGYYRLMMSLLKPEVYCELAERHVHQIVMFHQDGELGGKIRRITNEGKVMEEPLDTTLIPRLMNFLKLEKGKFGMVLLKKTLQVEERYPYPVRLEAMYEVIDQSPMRKMEKVRQKGFVQKCRGAGVEGQVVEGIPSTGLDPPVERKPERKDDRKPIRRLSRTTTTAAPVPTRLITTTTTTTTKATTTTTTRPPTTTTRSTTTTTTRPTTTTTQRTTRAQTTPQWIPAAKTTADPHYYNRRDRYQTKMTTSPTTLPVYYSKADTGKYGENRTDRKEYSNKYANVIPTQHKPSKVKPSKKKNGNKGVSNAYEDKYDVGEPTEVYPEEKEEEIVPAKKGKGRQDKTDKKKKKDKTEKFAKKDKAERRGKGGKKNGKKASKHHEQEEYQKPTKRPPPPPPPPKGTLGTFLDYFENKRRLILITSPTEESNMYVQQRDEYLEHVCEMAIRKISIISIFGALTNSTMKIDHYQLENDKPMKGLRQEDLENQDLITELRKAYGMTYNDFYVVLTDVDMKRKQNYDVPIAMKAVFDYVDTFSSRIREMEQQKRDGVSCKKEDKPRSLENFLSRFRWRRRLFVISAPNDEEWAYQQQLYALTSQACNLGLRHVSILKLMGTDLADMGGVLELYPINGSATVEREGLSGALVKDIRNYFQISPEYFSMLLVGKDGNVKSWYPSPMWSMAIIYDLIDSMQLRRQEMAIQQSLGMRCPEDEYGGYGYHHGYHDGYQEGYHQGYGY is encoded by the exons ATGAGGGGAAGGTACACGCTTGGTTTTGCCGTGTTGTGTTTGTTGACATTGGCCGTTTACGTGTCAGAGAGCAGCCCGAACGACAAACAAGCCAAACTCAGACTGATTTCCGTAAGGCGAGCAAGACTCAATAAATCACGACAGAGTCAGATCTTAAAGACACGACCGGGTTCTTATTCAGTGCTTAATGACAGACGCCAGCAAATGCAGGCGGATGAAGGTATAAACCCCAGGAAGGCATTGGCACAAAGAAGACCACAGGGTGGGACTAGAAATCCCGTCCAGCAAGATGATGGAACACCTGCATCCAGAGTGTCCCGTATGCCAAGCAGTGCGGGTTCTCAAAATTTGTTGGCCTCATTTGCGGGGAAGAATCGGCTGCTGGTCATTTCCGCACCTCACGAATCTGATGGTTACTACAGGTTAATGATGAGTCTGCTCAAACCAGAGGTTTACTGTGAGTTAGCAGAGCGCCATGTGCATCAGATTGTGATGTTTCACCAGGATGGGGAGTTGGGTGGGAAGATCAGACGGATTACTAATGAAGGCAAAGTGATGGAGGAACCTTTAGATACCACCCTTATTCCCAGGCTTATGAACTTTCTTAAATTAGAAAAAGGAAAGTTTGGAATGGTCCTGCTTAAAAAGACTCTTCAGGTGGAGGAGCGCTACCCGTACCCGGTCAGACTGGAAGCGATGTACGAAGTTATCGATCAGTCACCCATGCGCAAGATGGAGAAGGTCCGACAGAAAGGCTTCGTGCAAAAGTGCAGAGGAGCTGGGGTGGAGGGTCAGGTGGTGGAGGGCATCCCGAGCACTGGTTTGGACCCACCAGTAGAAAGGAAACCAGAGAGAAAAGACGACCGAAAACCGATTCGCAGACTGTCTCGGACGACAACTACAGCCGCCCCCGTTCCAACAAGACTGATAACCACTACAACCACCACAACAACTAAAGCAACTACCACGACCACCACGCGGCCCCCTACTACAACAACCCGTTCCACTACGACCACAACAACACGACCGACCACAACAACAACTCAGAGGACCACCAGAGCTCAGACCACCCCGCAGTGGATCCCGGCCGCCAAGACCACCGCTGATCCGCACTATTACAACCGTAGGGACAGATACCAGACCAAAATGACCACCTCACCCACCACCCTTCCTGTCTATTACAGCAAGGCTGACACGGGGAAATACGGTGAAAACCGCACAGATAGAAAAGAATACAGTAACAAATATGCCAATGTCATACCTACGCAGCACAAGCCCTCTAAAGTTAAGCCATCCAAGAAAAAGAACGGCAATAAGGGAGTAAGTAACGCCTACGAGGATAAATATGATGTCGGAGAACCTACTGAAGTTTATCCTGAAGAGAAGGAGGAAGAGATCGTGCCCGCTAAGAAAGGCAAGGGCAGGCAGGACAAAAcggacaaaaaaaagaaaaaggacaAGACGGAGAAGTTTGCAAAGAAGGATAAAGCGGAGAGGAGAGGAAAAGGTGGTAAGAAGAATGGAAAGAAGGCTTCGAAACACCACGAGCAAGAAGAGTATCAGAAACCAACAAAGAGACCACCGCCTCCCCCACCACCACCTAAAGGAACTCTGGGAACATTTTTGgactattttgaaaacaaaagaagacttATT tTGATTACCTCTCCAACAGAAGAGAGCAACATGTATGTTCAGCAGAGGGATGAATACCTGGAGCACGTGTGTGAGATGGCCATCAGAAAGATCTCCATCATCTCTATCTTTGGTGCATTGACAAACAGCACCATGAAGATAGATCATTACCAACTTG AGAATGACAAACCCATGAAAGGTCTGAGACAGGAGGATTTGGAGAACCAGGATCTCATCACGGAACTGAGGAAAGCGTACGGAATGACCTACAATGATTTCTACGTCGTCCTCACAGATGTCGACATGAAAAGAAAG CAAAACTATGATGTCCCAATTGCGATGAAAGCTGTGTTTGACTATGTCGACACGTTTTCCTCGCGAATCAGAGAGATGGAACAACAGAAACGTGATGGGGTGTCGTGTAAAAAAGAGGACAAGCCAAGATCATTGGAGAACTTCCTCTCCAG GTTCCGCTGGAGACGCAGGTTGTTTGTCATATCTGCGCCAAATGATGAGGAATGGGCTTATCAGCAGCAGCTATACGCTCTGACCAGTCAGGCGTGCAACCTGG GACTTCGCCACGTATCAATACTGAAGCTGATGGGGACAGACCTGGCGGACATGGGGGGAGTGTTGGAGCTTTACCCCATCAATG ggAGCGCAACAGTGGAGCGCGAGGGCTTATCTGGCGCTCTGGTCAAAGACATCAGAAACTACTTCCAGATCAGCCCTGAGTACTTCTCCATGCTGCTGGTGGGAAAAGATGGAAACGTCAAGTCCTGGTACCCGTCTCCCAtgtggtccatggccattatcTACGacctgatcgactccatgcaaCTACGCAGACAGGAGATGGCCATCCAGCAGTCTCTAGGCATGCGCTGCCCAGAAGACGAGTACGGTGGCTATGGTTACCATCATGGCTACCATGACGGTTACCAGGAGGGCTACCATCAGGGTTATGGTTATTAG
- the slc35a5 gene encoding probable UDP-sugar transporter protein SLC35A5 isoform X1, translated as MLTDAEAVGRLYVGVSTYGQVVLFIMAPSSSSSCYGCPSSRLCSRSSVYTLALGLGFITLGTSRILLLKFSANEENKYDFLPASVNLMAEAIKLVLCLVMSARVVIREGRSWTGFGSFLSYLKWFVPAFLYFLDNLIIFYVMTYLQPAMAVLFSNIVIFTTAILFRVVLKRHLSWVQWASLIILFLSIVSLTTGNSEQHTNAIHAIHPAHISSPSNSCLKYSHPKHHNSSDWMGGLPQELWDSQLIQKLNSFGLGYILLLLQCFISALANIYNEKILKEGEQLAESIFIQNSKLYLFGLIFNSLMLLLHSDYRDLTLHCGLLYGHNVFSIALAFVTAALGLSVAFILKFRDNMFHVLTGQITTVIVTALSLFLFDFQPSMDFFLQAPVVLLAIFIYHSSRLKDPEYVLQQERLRVFNGEVFERSRGDGEELERLTKDNTESESEDNSF; from the exons GTTGTGTTATTCATAATGGCCCCCTCCTCTTCATCTTCCTGTTATGGCTGTCCTAGCTCCCGGCTGTGCTCCAGGTCTTCGGTCTACACTTTGGCTCTGGGTCTGGGTTTCATCACCTTGGGAACTAGTCGCATCCTATTACTAAAATTTTCAGCTAATGAGG AAAacaaatatgactttcttcctgcATCTGTGAATTTAATGGCAGAGGCCATTAAATTAGTACTTTGTTTAGTGATGTCAGCACGGGTGGTCATTCGAG AGGGCCGCTCGTGGACTGGCTTTGGATCTTTTCTTAGTTACCTGAAATGGTTTGTTCCTGCATTCCTCTACTTCCTTGACAACCTTATAATCTTCTATGTGATGACCTACTTGCAACCT GCCATGGCAGTATTATTTTCCAATATTGTAATTTTTACAACAGCCATTCTTTTCCGGGTTGTTTTAAA GAGGCACCTGTCCTGGGTGCAGTGGGCGTCTTTGATCATCCTGTTCCTGTCTATTGTCTCCTTAACTACTGGAAACAGTGAGCAACACACCAATGCCATACACGCTATCCACCCGGCCCACATTTCCAGTCCCTCAAACAGCTGTCTGAAATACAGCCACCCTAAACATCACAATTCATCAGACTGGATGGGAGGCTTGCCACAGGAGCTGTGGGACAGCCAGCTCATCCAGAAGCTGAACAGCTTTGGCCTGGGTTACATCCTACTACTGCTTCAGTGCTTCATCTCTGCGCTGGCCAACATCTACAATGAGAAGATCCTCAAGGAGGGGGAACAGCTGGCAGAAAGCATCTTCATCCAGAACAGCAAGCTATACCTCTTCGGTCTGATCTTCAATAGCCTCATGCTGCTCCTTCACTCTGATTACCGGGACCTGACGCTGCACTGCGGCCTCCTCTATGGCCACAATGTCTTCTCCATTGCGTTGGCGTTCGTCACCGCCGCCTTGGGTCTGTCGGTGGCTTTCATCCTGAAGTTTCGGGATAACATGTTTCACGTGCTGACGGGCCAGATCACCACAGTAATCGTCACAGCGCTGTCTCTCTTCCTCTTTGACTTTCAACCATCGATGGATTTCTTCCTGCAGGCGCCTGTAGTACTGCTAGCAATCTTTATCTACCACAGCAGCAGATTGAAGGATCCAGAGTACGTTTTGCAACAGGAGAGGCTCAGGGTCTTCAATGGCGAAGTCTTTGAGAGGTCAAGAGGG gaTGGAGAAGAGCTGGAGAGACTAACCAAGGACAATACAGAGAGCGAATCGGAGGATAACTCTTTCTAA